tgtgttcctgttagagccaccagcacaagcaccagacgatgctgatccagtgagtactccatcaaaggcatactgtaggcctggcatgtcttgtctactagcttcaatatgaatccgattaaatgtgatagggtgaaggccccagtgcagcagcaacagcacatgatggagacgatgatgaggaggagaccatctctctggattccagaaggcatgaggtatcatgttaagactgtgaaagtactatttactctacaatggtgaggagtcctcatcaaaatcaaaaaatctaatttcttttacaggacccagatgctatacagtgggaaaaccagcctggcaacatagtgcgtattaataaaaggacaccacatcctgccaaattccagctgcgctaattgtattgtgttcacagagctcacaagctatcagaaagttgtatggcaatcacctccggcgccaaatagaactggcagacatagacattcagtacaagaagaaaaagatggaaaatcttgcactggagtccgaaataaaaaagaggacaattaggaaactggaccttgaaataaaaaaacttgagagggaggtgagatatgccttcaatgtacactgtatgctaactgtaacacaaatgtattaatcattatttttctttcctcccccagctccaagaagatgacacagctcaaaataaaaaattaggtatattctcgtaaagtcaagtgagccatgacatatgagctcttattgtgagcacacaggacggtggcatctttctaagtttttttttattttcccagcaatcagtacaaccaagtcatcgttataaggcatcgccctcttttgcccacccccccagcaccaggtgtggccactagcctatatgaaggcccaaaattgtgtgttcctttctgctctgacaatggcatgcccattcgtgcgagatgtggtggatgaagaagcacttgtgctgaggagagccttcaggcgagaaagggtcttcagggaccggttggacccactggccttccctgatgaccatctatatgaaagatacaggttttctgcagatggcatcaggtatctatgcagactactgggtcccaggattaagcaccgcactgcacggagccatgcactgagtgtggagcaaatggtttgtgtggccttgcgcttttttgctagtggagccttcctgtactcagtgggggatgcagaacagctgaacaaggccacaatttgccgcacaataaggagtgtgtgtctggctatcaaagcattagcagatgtcttcatctccttccctggccacagaagactctgtgacatcaaagaggagttctataggattgcaggtaagaggatctacaaattacaggacaactgttaacacatagtaggatactcattactttgtgtgacaggtttccccaatgtcattggtgcagtggactgcacacacataaggataaaagccccctcaggtgcccatgaggccgattttgtgaataggaaatcctttcacagcattaatgttcaggtgaacataactttttgatattgtccattgacgaacactctgcattgccagtgatgtgcattgattggtgtaatattcctcatcttatgatttcagatggtctgcaatgctgactgtgtgatcagcaatgttgtggcaaaatggcctggctcagtccatgactccagaatctttcgggcctctgaaatctatcagtgcctatcacaaggtaagccacacaacccctatttataaccatcatggctgtgtcaagaatatcactgtgtttatgaggtagtaatgatgagattttgtgttgacaggtgaattctctggtgtgttgctgggagacagggggtatggctgccagccttttctcctgacacctttcacagacccccaggaagcacagcaggcctacaaccatgcccatgccaggaccagggccagagttgaaatgacctttggcctcctgaaggcacgctttcactgccttcacaaattaagggtcagccctgttagggcatgtgatattactgtggcttgtgctgtcctccacaatgtggcctgcctgaggaaggagagggcccccagagtgccaccagccatggactgggacaatccggcaatcttccctgatgacgacagtggtcggctgctgagggaccaatatgtgttgaattattttagttagtatgtgtgctttcaattttggttaaatatgtcctgcggtggcagaggaatttgggtttttttggggtcgttttttgacgaatttggcctcttatgatgtttgtgcggtatactgtgtgtaatacaaggctgcagggaggctactgcatccattcatttgtctgttcagttgatgtgtatggatttgtcctgcatttattttagtgtgcagacatgcagggtgtgttatatacagacctttgaatgtgtatgtatcattttgtataatatgcttggattctgtgctttccatcttgtagagtcactgtgacttcagtttcgaaaggagctgatggtttacctgctttgttttgtccttattcaataaaggaacataatgttacacattgtgtttttatattcatatggaatgtgtatttgtttatatgacagagtactagggccacattgtgtttttatattcatatggaatgtgtatttgtttatatgacagagtactagggccacactgaagaaaaaggataaagtcataaatttatgaggctggttctttctgcagaaaagctacatattgtttttacagttttgatacttatgacaatgtgatacttaatattctggcacatcagcatgtctttgtttatgaaaccatactgaagtacaatttcacgaaatgccccacatctgtcattttaacaactgtcctcctttaaaacaactggttacaatattatgacttgtgttttttccccctctgtggccctaatattctatcattttatatatagccttatagtctatgggaaactgtaaattatctaatgatagcaacatcatctaaaaatcattttttatccaaaatcattgaaattaatgatcacaaacgtttaaataataacagtgggtctagttatatgtgataacaatgtatagtgagcagtgaaataactattggtttccatttgtggtgactgctgactgacattagggatgagattaaatagatcctggaatttagcctggtctggagcaggctagatccacagaataaatctccatggtaatttataccataacatatcctcctgccccctatccatctttagtgcaaccggattacggatcaattgagccaggatcaccaagatatcctggcttaatcccttatcctagttttgtgcaacaggccccaggtaagttgactgagaacacattctcatttacagcaacaacctggggaatagttacaggggagagggatgaatgagccaattgtacgctggggatgattaggtgactgtgatggtatgaaggccagattgggagTTTAGCCAGGACATTggagttaacacccctactcttacaataagtgccatgggatctttagtgaccacagagagtcaggacacctgtttaacatcccatctgaaagacagcaccctacacagagcaatgtccccaatcactaccctgaggcattgggatatttttttagaccagaggaaagggggcCTCCTACTGGCCTCCCAACACCACTtctagcagcatctggtctcccctCCACAGACCAACCAGAACCAACTCTGCTTAGCTTTAGAagtaagccagcagtgggatgcagggtggtatgctgctggctaactGTTGAGGTTATGATTGTTGTGCAGTGGCCGTGTGGACTGTGATGGCAGAGGGGTTCAGTGGTCACCGTGGCGATCGACCGGCCCATAACACTGCTGGACGAGCTGACGGCCTTCGACAGCGACACCAACCTGACTGTAGCTGTGCTCCATGGCAACGGTGAGACACCCTGGACCCTGCACAGACAGGAGACTACAGACAGGAGATCAACTAATTCTGACAGAGGGTCAGCAGGTCAGTAATCTGATCTAATTGCTCAAAAgaccaattacatttacatttacatttaagtcatttagcagactatcttatccagagcgacttacaaattggtgcattcaccttatgatatccagtggaacaaccactttacaatagtgcatctaactcttttaagggggggggggggttagaaggattactttatcctatcctaggtattccttaaagaggtggggtttcaggtgtctccggaaggtggtgattgactccgctgacctggcgtcgtgagggagtttgttccaccattggggtgccagagcagcgaacagttttgactgggctgagcgggaactgtacttcctcagaggtagggaggcgagcaggccagaggtggatgaacgcagtgcccttgtttgggtgtagggcctgatcagagcctgaaggtacggaggtgccgttcccctcacagctccgtaggcaagcaccatggtcttgtagcggatgcgagcttcaactggaagccagtggagagagcggaggagcggggtgacgtgagagaacttgggaaggttgaacaccagacgggctgcggcgttctggatgagttgtaggggtttaatggcacaggcagggagcccagccaacagcgagttgcagtaatccagacgggagatgacaagtgcctggattaggacctgcgccgcttcctgtgtgaggcagggtcgtactctgcgaatgttgtagagcatgaacctacaggaacgggtcaccgccttgatgttagttgagaacgacagggtgttgtccaggatcacgccaaggttcttagcactctgggaggaggacacaatggagttgtcaaccgtgatggcgagatcatggaacgggcagtccttccccgggaggaagagcagctctgtcttgccgaggttcagcttgaggtggtgatccgtcatccacactgatatgtctgccagacatgcagagatgcgattcgccacctggttatcagaagggggaaaggagaagattaattgtgtgtcgtctgcatagcaatgataggagagaccatgtgaggatatgacagagccaagtgacttggtgtatagcgagaataggagagggcctagaacagagccctgggggacaccagtggtgagagcacgtggtgcggagacagattctcgccacgccacctggtaggagcgacctgtcaggtaggacgcaatccaagcgtgggccgcgccggagatgcccaactcggagagggtggagaggaggatctgatggttcacagtatcaaaggcagccgataggtctagaaggatgagagcagaggagagagagttagctttagcagtgcggagcgcctccgtgacacagagaagagcagtctcagttgaatgactagtcttgaaacctgactgatttggatcaagaaggtcattctgagagagatagcaggagagctggccaaggacggcacgttcaagagttttggagagaaaagaaagaagggatactggtctgtagttgttgacatcagagggatcgagtgtaggttttttcagaaggggtgcaactctcgctctcttgaagacggaagggacgtagccagcggtcaaggatgagttgatgagcgaggtgaggtaagggagaaggtctccggaaatggtctggagaagagaggaggggatagggtcaagcgggcaggttgttgggcggccggccgtcacaagacgcgagatttcatctggagagagaggggagaaagaggtcaaagcacagggtagggcagtgtgagcagaaccagcggtgtcgtttgacttagcaaacgaggatcggatgtcgtcgaccttcttttcaaaatggttgacgaagtcatccgcagagagggaggaggggggggagggggaggaggattcaggagggaggagaaggtggcaaagagcttcctagggttagaggcagatgcttggaatttagagtggtagaaagtggctttagcagcagagacagaagaggagaatgtagagaggagggagtgaaaggatgccaggtccgcagggaggcgagttttcctccatttccgctcggctgcccggagcccggttctgtgagctcgcaatgagtcgtcgagccacggagcaggaggggaggac
This region of Salvelinus alpinus chromosome 8, SLU_Salpinus.1, whole genome shotgun sequence genomic DNA includes:
- the LOC139583323 gene encoding uncharacterized protein isoform X2; amino-acid sequence: MNGPKRTWQQVKIKYKNILQNAVKKNTHRQGTGGGSPKADLTPAEDMALELNKGRPVLEGIPGGKETSIGSSQDATRFIQVSGSTVFLLEPPAQAPDDADPGEGPSAAATAHDGDDDEEETISLDSRRHEDPDAIQWENQPGNISSQAIRKLYGNHLRRQIELADIDIQYKKKKMENLALESEIKKRTIRKLDLEIKKLERELQEDDTAQNKKLAISTTKSSL
- the LOC139583323 gene encoding putative nuclease HARBI1 isoform X1; this encodes MKAQNCVFLSALTMACPFVRDVVDEEALVLRRAFRRERVFRDRLDPLAFPDDHLYERYRFSADGIRYLCRLLGPRIKHRTARSHALSVEQMVCVALRFFASGAFLYSVGDAEQLNKATICRTIRSVCLAIKALADVFISFPGHRRLCDIKEEFYRIAGFPNVIGAVDCTHIRIKAPSGAHEADFVNRKSFHSINVQMVCNADCVISNVVAKWPGSVHDSRIFRASEIYQCLSQGEFSGVLLGDRGYGCQPFLLTPFTDPQEAQQAYNHAHARTRARVEMTFGLLKARFHCLHKLRVSPVRACDITVACAVLHNVACLRKERAPRVPPAMDWDNPAIFPDDDSGRLLRDQYVLNYFS